In the Bordetella genomosp. 10 genome, one interval contains:
- a CDS encoding NAD(P)-dependent oxidoreductase, whose protein sequence is MQRQLLILIEIKQTYLSLLEEAGFQLHFAVTPAERAGVPAALAATVDAVLTNGSTGFDAHEMAAMPRLRIVCALGAGYEKIDLAVARARGIAVCNGRGANDASVADHALALLLAAARGIVHGDEVARQGNWGASARIERPTLHGKRLGILGLGTIGRQIVRRAAGGFDMEIGYHNRRPVADDAGDLAYFDSPAALASWADFLVVATPGGAATHHLVDAAVLAALGPRGFLVNIARGSVVDTQALISALHAGGIAGAALDVVEGEPDGMTPALFQAPNLTLTPHIAGRSPEAIAATVKLAAANLLACFEDRPLVTPVAG, encoded by the coding sequence ATGCAACGGCAATTGCTGATCCTCATCGAAATCAAGCAGACCTATCTATCCTTGCTGGAAGAGGCCGGTTTCCAACTGCATTTCGCCGTGACGCCCGCCGAGCGGGCGGGGGTGCCGGCAGCGCTGGCGGCGACCGTCGACGCGGTGCTGACCAATGGGTCGACCGGATTCGACGCCCATGAAATGGCGGCCATGCCGCGGCTGCGCATCGTCTGCGCCCTGGGCGCCGGCTACGAGAAGATCGACCTGGCGGTGGCCCGCGCGCGCGGCATCGCGGTTTGCAACGGGCGCGGCGCCAACGACGCCTCGGTGGCCGACCATGCCCTGGCCTTGCTGCTGGCGGCGGCGCGCGGCATCGTGCACGGCGACGAGGTGGCGCGGCAGGGCAATTGGGGCGCCAGCGCGCGCATCGAGCGGCCGACGCTGCATGGCAAGAGGCTGGGGATCCTGGGCCTCGGCACCATCGGACGGCAGATCGTGCGCCGCGCCGCCGGCGGATTCGACATGGAGATCGGTTATCACAACCGTCGTCCCGTCGCGGACGACGCCGGCGACCTGGCCTATTTCGACAGCCCGGCGGCGCTGGCGTCCTGGGCGGATTTCCTGGTGGTGGCCACGCCAGGCGGCGCCGCCACGCATCACCTGGTCGATGCGGCGGTGCTGGCCGCGCTGGGCCCGCGAGGCTTCCTGGTGAACATCGCGCGCGGCAGCGTCGTCGATACGCAGGCGCTGATCTCGGCCCTGCACGCCGGCGGCATCGCGGGCGCGGCGCTGGACGTGGTGGAGGGCGAGCCCGACGGCATGACGCCGGCGCTTTTCCAGGCCCCCAACCTGACCCTGACCCCGCACATCGCCGGCCGTTCGCCGGAGGCCATCGCCGCCACGGTCAAGCTGGCGGCGGCCAATCTGCTGGCGTGTTTCGAGGACCGGCCATTGGTCACGCCGGTGGCGGGCTGA
- the kdsA gene encoding 3-deoxy-8-phosphooctulonate synthase codes for MSQQTISITPDIACGNDRPFVLFGGINVLESRDLALRSCEHYQKVTRKLGIPYVFKASYDKANRSSIHSYRGPGMEEGLKIFEAVKAEFGVPVITDVHEPAQAAPVAEVADVVQLPAFLARQTDLVVALARTGRVVNVKKPQFVSPSQVQNVVEKIQEAGNRQVILCDRGTCFGYDNLVVDMLGFGVMKKVSAGLPVIFDVTHALQQRAAGAAASGGRREQVADLARAGMAVGLAGLFLEAHPDPDQAKCDGPSALPLDQLEPFLTQIKRLDDLVKSFAPLNIA; via the coding sequence ATGTCCCAACAAACCATTTCCATCACGCCCGACATCGCCTGCGGCAACGACCGCCCCTTCGTGCTGTTCGGCGGCATCAACGTCCTGGAATCGCGCGACCTGGCCCTGCGGTCCTGCGAGCACTACCAGAAAGTCACGCGCAAGCTGGGCATCCCCTACGTCTTCAAGGCCTCCTACGACAAGGCCAACCGTTCCTCCATCCATTCCTACCGCGGTCCCGGCATGGAAGAAGGCTTGAAGATCTTCGAAGCGGTCAAGGCCGAGTTCGGCGTGCCGGTCATCACCGACGTGCACGAACCCGCGCAGGCCGCGCCCGTGGCCGAGGTCGCCGACGTCGTGCAACTGCCGGCCTTCCTGGCGCGCCAGACCGACCTGGTCGTGGCGCTGGCCAGGACCGGCCGCGTGGTGAACGTCAAGAAACCGCAGTTCGTCAGCCCCAGCCAGGTGCAGAACGTGGTCGAGAAAATCCAGGAAGCCGGCAACCGGCAGGTCATCCTCTGCGACCGCGGCACCTGCTTCGGCTATGACAACCTGGTGGTGGACATGCTGGGCTTCGGCGTGATGAAGAAGGTCTCCGCCGGTTTGCCGGTCATCTTCGACGTCACCCATGCCCTGCAGCAGCGCGCCGCCGGCGCCGCCGCCTCGGGCGGGCGGCGCGAACAGGTGGCGGACCTGGCCCGCGCCGGCATGGCCGTCGGCCTGGCCGGCCTGTTCCTGGAGGCCCATCCGGACCCGGACCAGGCCAAATGCGACGGCCCCAGCGCCCTGCCGCTGGACCAGCTCGAACCCTTCCTGACGCAGATCAAGCGGCTGGACGACCTGGTCAAGTCCTTCGCGCCCCTGAACATCGCCTGA
- a CDS encoding cysteine dioxygenase family protein has protein sequence MSNASPSTAAPSALAAERRQRVAETLDDIRQLLAGRQLSRELLADISARLERLAQAPELFSSAEFPPPAAGQGESTRYRLNPDDGDDDIALYLNSINPGKTTVPHNHTTWAVIVAIAGDELNRIYQRTDDGSNAEYAKLALSHEQVVRPGAPIAFLPDDLHSIHVTGDAPTLHFHLYGQPLETLSGRIGIEPDTGRIINYNKSKMTKSVAAGG, from the coding sequence ATGAGCAATGCTTCCCCCTCCACCGCGGCGCCGTCCGCGCTCGCCGCCGAACGCCGCCAGCGCGTCGCCGAGACCCTGGACGACATCCGCCAATTGCTGGCCGGCCGCCAGTTGAGCCGCGAGCTGCTGGCCGACATCAGCGCGCGCCTGGAGCGGCTGGCGCAGGCGCCCGAACTGTTCAGCAGCGCCGAGTTCCCGCCGCCGGCGGCGGGCCAGGGCGAGTCCACGCGCTACCGTTTGAATCCGGACGACGGCGACGACGATATCGCGCTGTATCTGAATTCCATCAATCCGGGCAAGACCACGGTGCCGCACAACCACACCACCTGGGCCGTGATCGTGGCCATCGCCGGCGACGAGCTGAACCGGATCTACCAGCGCACCGACGACGGCAGCAACGCGGAGTACGCCAAGCTGGCCCTGTCGCACGAACAGGTGGTGCGGCCCGGCGCGCCCATCGCCTTCCTGCCCGACGACCTGCACAGCATCCACGTCACGGGGGATGCGCCGACGCTGCATTTCCATCTCTACGGCCAGCCGCTGGAAACGCTGAGCGGCCGTATCGGCATCGAGCCGGATACGGGCCGCATCATCAACTACAACAAGTCGAAGATGACCAAGAGCGTGGCCGCCGGCGGCTGA
- the msrB gene encoding peptide-methionine (R)-S-oxide reductase MsrB has translation MTYRKDPEAVARLTPEQYRVTQESGTEYPGTGEYLDNKEAGLYVDIVSGEPLFASSDKFDSHCGWPSFTKPIENANINELRDTSHGMVRTEVRSTHGDSHLGHVFPDGPPDRGGLRYCINSASLRFIPRDRMEAEGYGAYIDQVEDVK, from the coding sequence ATGACCTACCGCAAAGACCCCGAGGCCGTTGCCCGGCTGACGCCGGAGCAATACCGCGTCACCCAGGAAAGCGGCACCGAATATCCGGGCACCGGGGAATATCTGGACAACAAGGAAGCCGGCCTGTACGTGGACATCGTCTCCGGCGAGCCGCTGTTCGCCTCGTCGGACAAATTCGATTCGCATTGCGGCTGGCCCAGCTTCACCAAGCCCATCGAAAACGCCAATATCAACGAATTGCGCGACACTTCGCATGGCATGGTGCGCACGGAAGTCCGCTCCACCCATGGCGACAGCCATCTGGGCCATGTTTTTCCGGACGGGCCGCCCGATCGCGGCGGCCTGCGTTATTGCATCAACTCGGCGTCGCTGCGCTTCATTCCGCGCGACCGTATGGAAGCCGAAGGCTACGGCGCCTATATCGACCAGGTGGAGGACGTGAAATGA
- the msrA gene encoding peptide-methionine (S)-S-oxide reductase MsrA yields MSQERAVLAGGCFWGMQDLIRRLDGVISTRVGYSGGDVDNATYRNHGTHAEAIEIIFDPARTSFRQILEFFFQIHDPTTPNRQGNDIGTSYRSAIFYTDEEQKRVAEDTIADVDASGLWPGKVVTEVAPAGPFWEAEPEHQDYLERIPNGYTCHFARPNWKLPKRAAA; encoded by the coding sequence ATGAGCCAGGAACGCGCAGTACTCGCGGGCGGCTGCTTCTGGGGCATGCAGGACCTGATCCGCCGTCTCGACGGGGTGATCAGTACCCGCGTGGGTTATAGCGGGGGCGACGTGGACAACGCCACCTACCGCAACCATGGCACGCATGCCGAGGCCATCGAGATCATTTTCGATCCGGCGCGGACCAGCTTCCGCCAGATACTGGAATTCTTCTTCCAGATCCACGATCCGACCACGCCCAACCGGCAGGGCAACGACATCGGCACCAGCTACCGTTCGGCCATCTTCTACACCGACGAGGAGCAGAAGCGCGTCGCCGAGGACACCATCGCCGACGTCGATGCCTCCGGCTTGTGGCCCGGCAAGGTGGTGACCGAAGTGGCGCCGGCGGGCCCGTTCTGGGAAGCCGAGCCCGAGCACCAGGACTACCTGGAGCGCATCCCCAACGGCTACACCTGCCACTTCGCGCGGCCCAACTGGAAGCTGCCCAAGCGGGCGGCCGCTTGA
- a CDS encoding class I SAM-dependent methyltransferase → MSIDFHSQKNKYTYAGRTADDGWARAIGAAVDPRGKRVADVGCGGGIYTRAWDDLGAGQVTGVDFSEQMVAAAREKAQDRPRLSFQVGTAQATGLAAESVDIVFERALIHHLRDYDDCFAEAYRLLAPGGVLLVQDRTPDDVAIPGSPEHIRGYFFDCFPRLGTVEAGRRPTDGKVREALGRAGYTAVESATLWETRKTYARFDDLAQDLANRTGRSILHELSDEELQTLIAFIGERTGRAEPIQEKDRWTLWIARK, encoded by the coding sequence ATGAGCATCGATTTCCACTCGCAGAAGAACAAGTACACCTATGCCGGCCGCACGGCCGACGATGGCTGGGCGCGCGCCATCGGCGCGGCCGTGGATCCGCGCGGCAAGCGCGTGGCGGACGTGGGTTGCGGCGGCGGCATCTATACCCGGGCCTGGGACGACCTGGGCGCCGGGCAGGTGACGGGCGTCGATTTCTCCGAGCAGATGGTCGCCGCCGCCCGCGAAAAGGCGCAGGACCGCCCGCGTCTGTCCTTCCAGGTCGGCACGGCGCAGGCCACCGGGCTCGCGGCGGAAAGCGTGGACATCGTCTTCGAGCGCGCCCTCATCCATCACCTGCGGGACTACGACGACTGCTTCGCGGAGGCCTATCGCCTGCTCGCGCCCGGCGGCGTCCTGCTGGTCCAGGACCGCACGCCGGATGATGTGGCGATACCCGGTTCGCCGGAGCACATCCGCGGGTATTTCTTCGATTGCTTCCCGCGCCTGGGCACGGTGGAGGCCGGGCGCCGGCCCACCGACGGCAAGGTCCGCGAGGCCTTGGGGCGGGCCGGCTATACCGCGGTGGAAAGCGCGACGCTGTGGGAAACGCGCAAAACGTACGCGCGCTTCGACGACCTGGCGCAAGACCTCGCCAATCGCACGGGCCGCTCCATCCTGCACGAACTCAGCGACGAGGAATTGCAGACGCTGATCGCCTTCATCGGCGAACGCACGGGGCGCGCCGAGCCGATCCAGGAAAAAGACCGCTGGACGTTGTGGATCGCGCGTAAATAA
- a CDS encoding LysR family transcriptional regulator, whose protein sequence is MELRHLRYFIAVAEEEHMTRAAERLGIQQPPLSQQIRDLERELDVQLFDRTPRSVRLNTAGRVFLEEARALLAGAERAAVRARQATRGQIGRIAVGYTSSASLHPRVPQLIRAFHARHPMIALDSQENTTRDLLEAVAGEALDAVFVRASAKRYPALAALVLDQEEMVAALPIEHRLAGARGALALADLAAEPFVLYRREDGPGVQDELLAACARAGFAPRVVADVPRLLSAVTLVASGRGITLLPRSLQALHRESVAYLPLDAASAFTIPLTLVYRKPAADTPLARFVEAARQAMPAQAPRRRRTARAPGAPGRLD, encoded by the coding sequence ATGGAACTGCGCCATTTGCGCTATTTCATCGCCGTCGCGGAAGAAGAACACATGACGCGCGCGGCGGAGCGCCTGGGCATCCAGCAACCGCCGCTGAGCCAGCAAATCCGCGACCTGGAACGAGAGCTGGACGTCCAGCTCTTCGACCGCACGCCGCGCAGCGTGCGCTTGAACACGGCGGGCCGCGTATTCCTGGAAGAGGCCCGCGCCCTGCTCGCCGGTGCCGAGCGCGCCGCGGTGCGGGCGCGGCAGGCGACGCGCGGGCAGATCGGCCGCATCGCGGTCGGCTACACCAGCTCCGCCTCGCTGCATCCGCGCGTGCCGCAGTTGATCCGCGCGTTTCACGCCCGCCATCCCATGATCGCCCTGGACTCGCAGGAAAACACCACGCGCGACCTGCTGGAGGCGGTAGCCGGCGAAGCCCTGGACGCCGTCTTCGTGCGCGCGTCCGCCAAGCGCTATCCCGCGCTGGCGGCCCTCGTGCTGGACCAGGAAGAGATGGTGGCCGCCCTGCCCATCGAGCATCGCCTGGCGGGCGCGCGCGGCGCGCTGGCCCTGGCGGACCTGGCGGCCGAACCCTTCGTCCTCTATCGCCGGGAGGACGGCCCCGGCGTGCAGGACGAACTGCTCGCCGCGTGCGCCAGAGCCGGCTTCGCGCCGCGCGTCGTCGCCGACGTGCCCCGCCTGCTGTCCGCGGTCACGCTGGTGGCGTCGGGGCGCGGCATCACCTTGCTGCCGCGCTCGCTCCAGGCCCTGCATCGGGAAAGCGTCGCCTACCTGCCGCTGGACGCCGCCTCGGCATTCACGATTCCGCTGACCCTGGTCTATCGCAAGCCCGCGGCGGACACACCCCTGGCGCGCTTCGTCGAAGCGGCGCGGCAAGCGATGCCCGCACAGGCGCCGCGCCGCCGGCGGACCGCCCGCGCGCCGGGCGCGCCCGGGCGGCTGGATTAG
- a CDS encoding tetratricopeptide repeat protein — protein MAAADYSKDILARAAQAFQGGDYAAAVDLLSPAAAAHPDDADLASALAYALSRAGALAQAADQFERAVALRPKDVGLLRDAGAVHLRNGTLETALERYRAAYRLSNNDLALLGNIVDVLLRLQRGNEALTMIEGTLALAPRAASLHYMRGVVLGALGRQQEERQAYENAIKLDPKLVDAHTNLGVLARDQHRFDDAMRHFKHALAIDPEHAGARTNRAQTNLLLGQFTHGWRDYEWRWRDGVQTMPYAGAPWLGEGALAGQTLLVHAEQGLGDTIQFSRYVPALIPLAGGVILRVQASLAPLLRAGLPGVTVIGDDAPVPAFDRHVPLLSLPLALSRQRVEPWPLGEPLRADEALKQEWAALLPARSSAAHPRIGLAWSGNPGHPDDRNRSISFAELAPLLDAPCDFICVQKDIRPADLAAIEQWRGVAGHDNLHLPNDALRDFSETAALMANLDSVITVDTVAAHLAGALGIPTVLLLPAMPDWRWQLNREDTPWYPSVRLRRKRAGGTWAEIIDDLRASLQQRG, from the coding sequence ATGGCCGCGGCCGACTACAGCAAAGACATCCTGGCGCGCGCCGCGCAAGCTTTCCAGGGCGGGGACTACGCCGCCGCCGTCGACCTGCTTTCCCCCGCCGCCGCGGCGCATCCCGACGATGCCGACCTGGCCTCGGCCCTGGCCTATGCGCTGAGCCGCGCCGGCGCGCTGGCGCAGGCCGCCGACCAATTCGAACGCGCCGTCGCCCTGCGCCCCAAGGACGTGGGCTTGCTGCGCGACGCCGGCGCCGTGCACCTGCGCAACGGCACGCTGGAGACCGCGCTGGAGCGCTATCGCGCCGCCTACCGCCTGTCCAACAACGACCTTGCTCTGCTCGGCAACATCGTCGACGTGCTGCTGCGCCTGCAACGCGGCAACGAAGCCCTGACCATGATCGAGGGCACGCTGGCGCTGGCGCCGCGCGCGGCCTCGCTGCATTACATGCGCGGCGTGGTGCTGGGCGCGCTGGGACGCCAGCAGGAAGAACGCCAGGCCTACGAAAACGCCATCAAGCTGGACCCGAAACTGGTGGACGCGCACACCAACCTGGGCGTGCTGGCGCGCGACCAGCATCGTTTCGACGACGCCATGCGCCACTTCAAGCATGCCCTGGCCATCGATCCCGAGCATGCCGGCGCGCGCACCAACCGCGCGCAGACCAATCTGCTGCTGGGCCAGTTCACGCACGGATGGCGCGATTACGAATGGCGCTGGCGCGACGGCGTGCAGACCATGCCCTACGCCGGCGCGCCCTGGCTGGGCGAAGGCGCGCTGGCCGGACAGACCTTGCTGGTGCATGCCGAGCAGGGCCTGGGCGATACGATCCAGTTCAGCCGCTATGTGCCGGCGCTGATCCCGCTGGCGGGAGGCGTGATCCTGCGCGTGCAGGCATCGCTCGCGCCCTTGCTGCGGGCCGGCCTGCCGGGCGTCACCGTCATCGGCGACGACGCGCCGGTCCCGGCCTTCGATCGCCACGTGCCGCTGCTCAGCCTGCCGCTGGCGCTGTCCAGGCAGCGCGTCGAACCCTGGCCGCTGGGCGAGCCGCTGCGCGCCGACGAGGCCTTGAAACAGGAATGGGCGGCGCTGCTGCCGGCGCGCAGCAGCGCCGCCCACCCGCGCATCGGCCTGGCGTGGTCGGGCAATCCGGGCCACCCGGACGACCGCAACCGTTCGATCTCTTTCGCCGAGCTCGCGCCGCTGCTGGACGCGCCGTGCGATTTCATCTGCGTCCAGAAGGACATCCGTCCCGCCGATCTCGCCGCCATCGAGCAATGGCGCGGCGTCGCGGGCCACGACAACCTGCACCTGCCCAACGATGCCTTGCGCGATTTCTCGGAAACCGCCGCGCTGATGGCGAATCTCGACAGCGTCATCACCGTCGACACCGTCGCGGCTCACCTGGCCGGCGCCTTGGGCATTCCCACGGTCCTGCTGCTGCCCGCCATGCCCGACTGGCGCTGGCAGCTCAATCGCGAGGACACGCCTTGGTATCCCTCCGTCCGCCTGCGCCGCAAGCGCGCCGGCGGCACGTGGGCGGAAATCATCGACGACCTGCGCGCCTCGCTCCAGCAGCGCGGCTGA
- a CDS encoding IclR family transcriptional regulator — translation MSIKQVGNVLDLLEFFAARQRPASLAEIARHFGWPRSSTFNLLLTLTNRGFLYEPRARAGYYPAPVWAELITQIERGQPIPHGMRALLDQLVQETGETAVLAAASGAHALFIETVESPSPVRYAAPVGKRVPLHVTATGRALLSQMSAADRAAILEKAVYERHTDTTRVSAAQVEAEIAASVARGWFEGNAEYTPDLGGVAVPFAVGERRYALLVAGPMFRVASRLPALAKRLRERLDEYLAGQAAGD, via the coding sequence GTGAGCATCAAACAAGTCGGCAATGTCCTGGATCTGCTGGAGTTCTTCGCGGCGCGGCAGCGGCCGGCCAGCCTGGCGGAGATCGCGCGCCATTTCGGTTGGCCCCGTTCCAGCACCTTCAATCTCCTGTTGACCTTGACCAATCGCGGCTTCCTGTACGAGCCGCGCGCGCGCGCCGGCTACTATCCGGCGCCGGTCTGGGCGGAACTGATCACGCAGATCGAACGCGGGCAGCCGATTCCGCACGGCATGCGCGCCTTGCTGGACCAGCTCGTGCAGGAAACGGGGGAGACCGCCGTGCTCGCGGCCGCCAGCGGCGCGCATGCGCTTTTCATCGAGACGGTGGAGTCGCCCAGTCCGGTGCGCTACGCCGCGCCGGTGGGCAAGCGGGTGCCCTTGCATGTGACGGCCACGGGACGCGCATTGCTGTCGCAGATGTCGGCGGCCGATCGCGCGGCCATCCTGGAGAAGGCCGTCTATGAGCGCCATACGGATACCACACGCGTATCCGCCGCGCAGGTGGAGGCGGAAATCGCCGCGTCGGTCGCGCGCGGCTGGTTCGAAGGCAACGCGGAGTACACGCCGGACCTGGGGGGCGTGGCCGTGCCCTTCGCCGTCGGCGAGCGGCGTTATGCCCTGCTGGTCGCCGGCCCCATGTTCCGCGTGGCGTCGCGGTTGCCGGCGTTGGCGAAACGCTTGCGCGAGCGGCTGGATGAATACCTGGCCGGGCAAGCGGCCGGAGATTGA
- a CDS encoding CaiB/BaiF CoA transferase family protein: MKSETKSTPATGPLANVKVIDMTSVLMGPFASQALADMGADVIKIEAPKGDLVRQIGPARHESMGPVYLNANRNKRSVALDLKQPQGIAALKRLLADADVFMYNVRPQAMARLGLSYEDVARINPRIVYAGLFGFDQDGPYAARPAYDDLIQGAATLPHLIAKASGGIPRYVPTAMADRIVGLTGVNAILASLLARHATGRGDRVDVPMFETMAAFVLGDHLGGLTYEPPLDGGGYARQLSPERRPYRTLDGYVCALIYTDKQWRDFLRAVGREALMDEDPRFGSYGGRSRNIDHVYGELARIFLEKGTAEWMALLEEADIPFMPMHDLLSILDDPQLKATGFFIETDHPSEGRIRTMRIPVRWQNNPPATLRRHAPRLGEHTREVLAQLGYTPAEVEAMLAAGHAAAAPGIAAD; this comes from the coding sequence ATGAAATCGGAGACGAAGTCCACCCCCGCCACGGGCCCCCTGGCGAACGTCAAGGTCATCGACATGACGTCCGTCCTGATGGGGCCCTTCGCCTCGCAGGCCCTCGCCGACATGGGCGCGGACGTCATCAAGATCGAGGCCCCCAAGGGGGACCTGGTGCGCCAGATCGGCCCCGCCCGCCACGAGTCCATGGGACCGGTCTATCTCAACGCCAACCGCAACAAGCGCAGCGTCGCGCTGGACCTGAAGCAGCCCCAGGGCATCGCCGCGCTCAAGCGCCTGCTGGCCGACGCCGACGTGTTCATGTACAACGTCCGGCCGCAGGCCATGGCCCGCCTGGGCCTGTCCTACGAGGACGTCGCGCGGATCAATCCGCGCATCGTCTACGCCGGGCTGTTCGGCTTCGACCAGGACGGCCCCTACGCCGCGCGGCCGGCCTACGACGACCTCATCCAGGGCGCGGCCACGCTGCCGCATCTCATCGCCAAGGCCTCCGGCGGCATCCCGCGCTATGTGCCCACCGCCATGGCCGACCGCATCGTCGGCCTGACCGGCGTCAACGCCATCCTCGCCAGCCTGCTGGCGCGCCACGCCACCGGGCGCGGCGACCGGGTCGACGTTCCCATGTTCGAGACCATGGCCGCCTTCGTCCTGGGCGACCACCTGGGCGGCCTGACCTACGAACCGCCGCTGGACGGCGGCGGCTACGCCCGGCAACTGTCGCCCGAACGGCGCCCTTATCGAACCCTCGACGGCTATGTCTGCGCGCTGATCTACACCGACAAGCAGTGGCGCGACTTCCTGCGCGCCGTCGGACGCGAGGCGCTCATGGACGAGGATCCGCGCTTCGGCAGCTACGGCGGCCGTTCGCGCAACATCGACCACGTCTACGGGGAACTGGCGCGCATCTTCCTGGAGAAAGGCACCGCCGAATGGATGGCCCTGCTGGAAGAGGCCGACATTCCGTTCATGCCCATGCACGACCTGCTCAGCATCCTCGACGATCCGCAATTGAAGGCCACGGGCTTCTTCATCGAAACCGACCATCCCAGCGAAGGAAGAATCCGCACCATGCGCATTCCCGTGCGCTGGCAGAACAACCCGCCGGCCACCTTGCGCCGCCATGCGCCGCGGCTGGGCGAACACACGCGCGAAGTGCTGGCGCAACTCGGCTACACGCCCGCCGAGGTGGAGGCCATGCTGGCGGCCGGGCATGCGGCCGCCGCCCCAGGCATTGCCGCGGATTGA
- a CDS encoding HpcH/HpaI aldolase/citrate lyase family protein — protein sequence MIRSLFFAPANRPELAVKFPRFGADCCVIDLEDGTPEAEKAKARAALRDTVAQVRAAGLQSRLAIRVNVPDSPHYLLDLQAAFECDVDAIVIPKLETPAQAFPVQHGIAHARGPRAIGLIGGIESVRGVLDARRICEETANLMAVYFGAEDYAADIGGRRTPTGAEVATARGWVVMAAHAGRVPAIDQAVLDIRDDALYTADANAGRDMGYQGKICVAPAQVALANAAFSPTPEEVAYARRLVAAYDAATARGIGTIDFEGRMVDGPLLKHSQSILAAAARS from the coding sequence ATGATACGTTCGCTGTTCTTCGCCCCCGCCAACCGGCCCGAACTGGCCGTCAAGTTTCCGCGCTTCGGCGCCGACTGCTGCGTCATCGACCTGGAGGACGGCACCCCGGAGGCGGAAAAGGCAAAGGCCCGCGCGGCCCTGCGCGACACCGTCGCGCAAGTGCGCGCGGCGGGCCTGCAATCCCGCCTGGCCATCCGGGTCAACGTGCCCGACTCGCCGCACTACCTGCTGGACCTGCAAGCGGCCTTCGAATGCGACGTCGACGCCATCGTGATTCCCAAGCTGGAAACGCCGGCGCAGGCCTTCCCCGTGCAGCACGGCATCGCCCATGCGCGCGGCCCGCGCGCCATCGGCCTGATCGGCGGCATCGAGTCGGTGCGCGGCGTCCTCGATGCGCGGCGCATCTGCGAGGAAACGGCCAACCTGATGGCCGTCTACTTCGGCGCGGAAGACTATGCCGCCGACATAGGCGGCCGCCGCACGCCGACGGGCGCGGAGGTGGCTACCGCCCGCGGCTGGGTCGTCATGGCCGCGCATGCGGGCCGCGTGCCGGCCATCGACCAGGCCGTGCTGGACATCCGCGACGACGCGCTCTATACCGCCGACGCCAACGCGGGCCGCGACATGGGCTATCAAGGCAAGATCTGCGTCGCGCCGGCCCAGGTCGCGTTGGCCAACGCGGCCTTCTCGCCCACGCCGGAAGAAGTCGCCTATGCCCGCCGGCTGGTGGCCGCCTATGACGCCGCCACGGCGCGTGGGATAGGCACCATCGACTTCGAGGGCCGCATGGTCGACGGCCCGCTGCTCAAGCATTCGCAGTCCATCCTGGCCGCCGCGGCGCGATCATGA